A genomic region of Enterococcus sp. 12C11_DIV0727 contains the following coding sequences:
- a CDS encoding serine/threonine-protein kinase — MGNVNNLKQFSYKEIEPLTDQINGPILVRENDTKEFFVKKCYPLYLQDNLMTLQKIKQSNLPRIQEVVSEYGQLYLYEEFIHGKTLSEIIKTSETLETKMILKLTLDLLEALIALHREGLVHRDVKPGNIMLTNDGVLKLIDFDAVRVFEEEKETDTVQLGTIGFASPEQFGFAQTDARSDLYAVGVVINVCSIKEYPKNQLSYDPFLHDIIVKATKLDPKNRYQSAMEMQAEVKEKWNQLNLAQQQTVEPDGISKRVIDDSEQQHVTTPIRSFLSKYVPGFRTGQPWKMTLAIIYYVFVLIGLPGTIYEGRTMSEKLLLGLDGSILFILPVLLFTNFLNFHEKIPLLNAKKNILRGIGYSLLVLSWLVYYGLFLFVTNGGVRK, encoded by the coding sequence AAGCAATTTTCTTATAAAGAAATTGAACCATTAACAGATCAAATCAATGGACCGATTCTTGTTAGAGAAAACGATACGAAAGAATTTTTTGTCAAAAAATGTTACCCGCTTTATTTGCAGGATAATTTGATGACACTTCAAAAAATTAAACAAAGTAATTTACCTCGAATTCAAGAAGTTGTGAGCGAGTATGGGCAACTTTATTTATACGAAGAATTTATTCACGGGAAAACATTGTCAGAAATCATTAAAACGTCCGAAACGTTGGAGACTAAAATGATTTTGAAACTAACGCTGGATTTATTAGAGGCTCTGATTGCTCTTCACAGAGAAGGGTTAGTTCATCGTGATGTGAAACCTGGAAACATTATGCTGACGAATGATGGTGTGTTAAAATTGATCGATTTTGATGCGGTGAGGGTATTTGAAGAGGAGAAAGAAACGGACACGGTGCAGTTGGGAACAATCGGTTTTGCCTCACCGGAACAGTTTGGCTTTGCGCAAACAGATGCCAGAAGTGATCTCTATGCGGTAGGAGTCGTGATCAATGTTTGTTCGATCAAAGAGTATCCTAAAAATCAACTGAGCTACGATCCGTTTTTACATGATATTATTGTGAAAGCCACAAAATTGGACCCTAAAAATCGCTATCAGTCAGCAATGGAAATGCAAGCAGAGGTTAAAGAAAAATGGAATCAGTTAAACCTAGCTCAACAGCAGACAGTTGAACCAGATGGAATTTCTAAAAGGGTCATTGATGATAGTGAACAGCAACATGTAACGACGCCAATCCGTTCGTTTTTAAGCAAATATGTACCGGGATTTCGGACCGGCCAGCCATGGAAGATGACATTGGCAATTATTTATTATGTGTTTGTATTGATTGGATTACCAGGAACTATCTACGAAGGCAGAACAATGAGTGAAAAGCTGTTATTAGGTCTAGACGGCAGTATTCTTTTCATTTTACCTGTGCTGTTATTTACGAACTTTCTAAACTTTCATGAAAAAATTCCCTTGCTGAACGCTAAAAAAAATATCCTGCGTGGAATTGGATATAGTTTG